The DNA segment GAGTTCGGCCTGAAGCCGATGAACTGTCCCGGTCACGCCGCCATCTTCCAGGACCACTCCTGGAGTTACCGCGACCTGCCAGTTCGCTACGCAGAAAACGGGAAGGTCTACCGCAAGGAACAGCGCGGCGAACTCTCGGGGCTCTCACGAGTCTGGTCGTTCACCATCGACGACGGGCACCTGTTCGTCCGCCCCGACCAGATCGAACGCGAGGTCGAGGCCATCATGGACAGCATCGACACGGTGCTCTCGACGTTCGACCTCGAGTACGAGGTTGCGCTGGCGACCCGCCCCGACAAGAGCGTCGGCAGCGACGAAATCTGGGAGAAGGCCGAATCCCAACTCGAGTCCGTCCTCGAGAAACGCAACGTCGATTACGATCTTGAGGCTGGCGACGGGGCTTTCTACGGCCCCAAAATCGACTACGCATTCAAAGACGCCATCGGGCGAAGCTGGGACGGGCCAACGGTCCAACTGGATTTCAACATGCCCGAGCGCTTCGACCTCGATTACGTCGGCGAGGACAACGACACGCACAAACCCGTGATGATCCACCGCGCGCTCTATGGCAGCTACGAGCGGTTCTTCATGATGCTCATCGAGCACTACGAGGGCAACTTCCCGTTCTGGCTCGCCCCCGAACAGGTTCGGGTTCTCCCCATCTCCGACGCGAACCTGGGCTACGCACACCGCGTGAAAAACGAGTTCGACGAGTTCCGCGTCGAGGTCGACGGCCGCGACAGCACCCTCGAGCGCAAGATTCGGGCCGCTCACGACGACCGGGTCCCCTACCAGATCATCGTCGGCGACAACGAAGAAGAAGCCGGCAACATCTCGGTTCGCGACCGCTTCGAGGACCAGGAGTACGACGTCGAAATCGAGGCGTTCAAAGCCCACCTCGAGGCCGAACGCGACGAGAAACGACCGGAGCCGGATTTCCTGGCCGAGTAAGCCTGCCTCGGGCCAGTAGTCGGTCTGCTAGCCGAGTAAACCGTATCAGGCTGGCTGTGGCCGCCGTTCGGGTCGATGTTCGATGACGAACTCCCGGAGGTCGGCACCGAGTTTTAACAGTACCAGCACGATCAATCCTGGGAGCGTCGAGTGCAACAGGACGACGAACACGACGCCAAGCGTCACGACCAGGTGCATGAACCAGAGGCGACGATAGGCGTACCCGATAACGTCATCGGGGACAGCCGTTCGATACGCCCCGAGGAAGACGTACTCGTGGCCGGTCGTGAACAGATAATTGAGCGTGAATGCCCCGAGTGCGAGCCAGAACCACGACTCGAGGGAAGCGGTCACGGCTGTCCACTCGGGAACCAGGAAAAACAGCCAGAGCACCAGACCGTGGGCGACCCAGAAGCCAAAGTGTTGAAGGAGAAAGCCGCCGGCTTCACGTCGATTTCGCGAGCGCCGACGGCTCGAGGCGTCGATCACCGCTGCCGATTGGGTGGTATCAGCATCCTCGAGTGGCCCACCGGCAAATCGCATCTGTACGGCCGTCGTCAGACCGACGATAGCGGTCTCGAACCAGTAGAGCAAGAGGAGTGCGCCGACACTCCACCCGGCGACGAACACGCCGACGAGCGGAAAGATATTCACGACGATGAGGCCGAAAAAGGCTAGCTGAACGTGCCGTGGAGGACCATCAGTGTTTTCTTCACCATCACTCACACCTGTTATTACCCAACGCGGCGTGAATTACGTTCCGATTCGACGATAACCACGTCCGTGGATATTCTCGGCTGTATCCGCATCGATATGTTCATACTTACACAGTCGTGACAGGCGAGGTATGAACCGCGCCGAAAAAGCCGCACTCCAGCTGAGGG comes from the Natronosalvus amylolyticus genome and includes:
- a CDS encoding DUF6498-containing protein; the encoded protein is MSDGEENTDGPPRHVQLAFFGLIVVNIFPLVGVFVAGWSVGALLLLYWFETAIVGLTTAVQMRFAGGPLEDADTTQSAAVIDASSRRRSRNRREAGGFLLQHFGFWVAHGLVLWLFFLVPEWTAVTASLESWFWLALGAFTLNYLFTTGHEYVFLGAYRTAVPDDVIGYAYRRLWFMHLVVTLGVVFVVLLHSTLPGLIVLVLLKLGADLREFVIEHRPERRPQPA